A part of Gossypium hirsutum isolate 1008001.06 chromosome A07, Gossypium_hirsutum_v2.1, whole genome shotgun sequence genomic DNA contains:
- the LOC107937016 gene encoding THO complex subunit 4A, whose amino-acid sequence MSSALEMSLDDLIKRSRKSGSGNSRGRGRGSTAGPARRIPNRRANRSAPYTAAKAPETTWQHDMYSDKGAALQGQAGRASAIETGTKLYISNLDYGVSNDDIKELFSEVGDLKRYGIHYDRSGRSKGTAEVVFSRRTDAMAAVKRYNNVQLDGKPIKIEIVGTNIATPTAPSAANGTFGSSNGAPRGGQGRGGGFGRQRGGAGGRGFGRGRGQGKGRGEKVSAEDLDADLEKYHSEAMQTN is encoded by the exons ATGTCAAGTGCTTTAGAGATGTCGCTAGACGATCTCATCAAGCGCAGCCGTAAGTCTGGATCCGGAAACTCCCGGGGTCGAGGCCGTGGATCCACGGCGGGACCCGCCCGCCGCATTCCTAACCGCCGAGCGAACCGCTCCGCACCCTATACCGCTGCTAAG GCGCCGGAGACGACGTGGCAGCACGATATGTATTCGGATAAGGGAGCAGCGTTGCAAGGACAAGCAGGTCGGGCCTCCGCAATAGAAACTGGGACGAAGCTTTATATCTCTAATTTAGATTATGGTGTTTCCAATGACGACATCAAG GAGTTATTTTCGGAGGTTGGTGACCTGAAAAGATATGGGATCCATTATGATAGAAGCGGGAGATCGAAG GGAACGGCAGAAGTTGTCTTCTCGAGGCGAACAGATGCTATGGCTGCGGTCAAGAGATACAACAATGTTCAGCTTGATGGGAAGCCGATTAAAATCGAAATTGTGGGAACAAACATTGCCACTCCTACTGCACCTTCAGCAGCTAATGGCACCTTTGGAAGTTCAAATGGAGCCCCTAGAGG TGGCCAAGGCAGGGGTGGAGGATTCGGTAGGCAACGTGGTGGTGCTGGAGGTCGTGGCtttggaagaggccgtggacagGGAAAGGGCCGTGGAGAAAAGGTTTCTGCTGAAGATCTTGACGCTGATCTAGAGAAGTATCATTCTGAAGCAATGCAGACAAACTGA